From the Peromyscus leucopus breed LL Stock chromosome 8b, UCI_PerLeu_2.1, whole genome shotgun sequence genome, one window contains:
- the Rcvrn gene encoding recoverin encodes MGNSKSGALSKEILEELQLNTKFTEEELCAWYQSFLKECPSGRITRQEFESIYSKFFPDSDPKAYAQHVFRSFDANSDGTLDFKEYVIALHMTTAGKPTQKLEWAFSLYDVDGNGAISKNEVLEIVMAIFKMIKPEDVKHLPDDENTPEKRAEKIWAFFGKKEDDKLTEEEFIEGTLANKEILRLIQFEPQKVKERIKEKNQ; translated from the exons ATGGGGAACAGCAAGAGCGGGGCTCTGTCCAAGGAGATCCTGGAGGAGTTGCAGCTCAACACCAAGTTTACCGAGGAGGAGCTGTGTGCCTGGTACCAGTCCTTCCTGAAGGAGTGCCCCAGCGGCCGCATCACGCGGCAGGAGTTCGAAAGCATCTATTCCAAGTTCTTCCCGGACTCAGACCCTAAGGCCTACGCGCAGCACGTGTTCCGCAGCTTCGATGCCAACAGCGATGGTACCCTGGACTTCAAGGAGTACGTGATCGCGCTGCACATGACCACGGCGGGCAAGCCCACGCAGAAGCTCGAGTGGGCCTTCTCGCTCTACGACGTGGATGGCAACGGGGCCATCAGCAAGAACGAGGTGTTGGAGATCGTCATG GCTATTTTCAAAATGATCAAGCCTGAGGATGTGAAACACCTTCCAGATGATGAAAACACCCCAGAAAAGCGGGCTGAGAAGATTTGGGCATTCTTTGGAAAGAAAGAGGATG ataaactcacCGAGGAGGAATTCATCGAGGGGACCCTGGCCAATAAGGAAATCCTACGACTGATCCAGTTTGAACCTCAAAAAGTGAAGGAGAGGATAAAGGAAAAGAATCAGTGA